AGACCATTCTGTAAGTGCTGTACGTTATTCATAATATCCTTTTTCAAAGCTGTAATATTTTGACATTGAGTAACTGTATTCGTGAAATGTAATGCGATTGATTTTTGATATACGCCTCCAATGATTTGAGCTTATTATTTGTATCTTCTGTTTTGCTTACCAATGCTATGAAATCTTGTTTTCTACTATTTATGTCAACGACGGCAACACCTAgcttgtcatttgattttttaatttcattttctaaatGCAATGTCATATTATCGATTTCCCTTATTTTATTCAAAAGACCAATCATATCTTGCGATCTAACGTTTGCACTGGACAAAATTGTTTGTATGGAGGTTTCCGTGTTTTGAACTTTAATCTCTAACATGTTTGTCTTATttcctaaattaaaaaaagaatgcaAACCCGTCACACTATTTACTAGCTTCAAGCCAGTCGTGTCCTGTTTTAGACGTTCTGCGATGGCTTCTGGGGTTGATAGACGTGATTCGAGCTGTGCAAATTGTAATTGCAAAGCATTGAAGTCCTTTCGAAGTAAGTCTAGGTCCTTTTGCAATTGTTCCGTATTGTTTTTTGATACATCCGTAACGTCTGTGTCTTTACAActacaatttttaaaattgtctCCTTTGCTGATTAGTTCCTGTTTTAGCTGTTGTACAACGTTTTCCAGCCGTTCACGCGATTTTCGCTCTTCGAAGATGAAAGTCAGAAGAGTTGCAAAATGACCATTTGACATAATATTCTCTGCTTGCGGAGACTTCGTACTGCCATACAATAACAGTCCATTAGAACTCACAATACCTAATACCACAACAACAATGTTAAGTGGAAACATGGTGTCAGTTCACCAATTTACGATTGCGATATTTTAAAATAGATTGCGTTATCTACGGGATAATGTACAGTTTAACAGTAATTGGACAACAATGTGGTAATCTTGATTTACAAAATTATGCTTACTAAACTGAACAAATACGAGtacgaaagttttattttgactcagtgtatatataacatataacaaTACCAACATAAGCTCTTTAGAGCAATACACCTATTCCTTTACATAATAAAAACTAGTGAAAACCACATCACTAGTTAGGTGATAATTGGTTGGAATTTTGACGACAACAATAATGACTTATTATTCcgattgtgaacttttcatttttcaAGCAACATGTCGACATGAcatttatacaaattatatacaTTTCTTAGCTAATGTGTTTCTTAAGATGTGCGTAGCTTAGATTTTATTGAAAACTTGGTTGCTGatgaataaaagagggacgaaagataccaaagggacagtcaaactcataaatctaaaacaaactgacaacgccatggctaaaaatgaaaaaaacaaacagaaaaacaatagtatacatgacacaacatagaaaactaaagaataaacaacacgaaccccaccaaaaactaggggtgatctcaggtgctccggaagggtaagcagatcctgctccacatgtggcacccgtcgtgttgtttatgtgattacaaatccggtaaatagtctaattcggtaggtcacattcatgaaagggaaggggattgtagttacgacgtaaggaacatatccgatatcatttgtgaaacggttatttcataacggtcaaccaactcgtgatggcgtccgtaaaatttacgaagggatgatttcaacttcaccatttggaactcttggtttaatagcttccttgtgagcagtaaccctctatcaagaaaatcatgataggaaatgcaagcacgggaatatcgtatcaattgggagatatataccccgtatgcaggtgctgctggaatgttgctacttagaaatggaaagttcacaattggaaagctgaaatcatctcttttgtcgtaaagtttagttttcaatcgaccctcattgtcaatttctagttgtaagtcaagatatgaagccgacttaactgtatctgtagtatcctttatctccaattcgatgggatagatgcgttccacatagtcaccaaattttgaattgtttagtgaaagaacgtcatctatatagcggaaagtggagttaaaggatattgctaacttcttatctttcttcctaagaataAGCTTCGAAACGGCAATTAGACTCTTCACAATGTAAGACTATCATAACTaatgattgttttattattgattgtTCTGTTCGTCTTTTGTGGTTCCTTTGTCTGCAGATATTCATTGTCGTTTTTGGATATTGCATAAAAGGATGCTATTTTCCGCGAAAAACGATCTAAGTGATCTGTATCAAGGTATTTGTATCTTAAACATGCATTGTGGTATAAAGAACAATTGGATTAAACCGTTTTGTCAGTCAGTGATTAAAAGGAATAAATATACAAGGTTTATTGCTGTTTTTAGTCGTCTAACGTAATGTTCATCTTGTCTGTATGATGGACAAATGAGATCGAATATTCTGAACAGCTATTTCCGGTTCATTTTCTTTCACTGTATttcctttttgtataaaaaagaaggtgtgacATGATTTCcaattgagacaactctcaaccagagaccaaatgacacggaaattagcaactataggtcactgtacggccttcaacaataaatttaaagCCACACACAGCTTTGATGATgatgaaattaattatatatttaaatgaataaatacaaTTAAGGCTGAGAcctaggaaaaaaaatatttctttttgatatCTGTGTCTGTTGTTTCAATGCAAAATCTAgagtttttgtacattttctaaAGAagaatttacttttataaatattcacatttgttctgtttacATGGTAATGGTGGCAATCCACTTTGGAACCTTGCCGGTATTATATTTTCACTAGGTTTGATAAATGCTTGAACGTTAATCAACTGATCGTAGTTAACATCATTTAAATCGGGTACGACAGACGAGAGTTTCGTTTGCAAAAGACTATTTAATGGCGCTCGAATTATAAGACGAAAAAgaccatataacatgtataaagtatgAAGATATTctaattttctaatattttacccTCAGTGCATAATAAAGATCAATTGAAAATGCCAATTCGGAAGTCATCATGGTGCACACTTGGTCTCATCCTTATTTGACTTTAAatgaatcaataaataaatattgaagGATTAAATACTTTTGCAAAAGTTCCttgcatatataaaaaataaagaggtTACTGTGttatatatgtgtttttcgttcatatttttgaACATTAATGGGGACGTtagttttctgattttttttaattgtttaacatttgtgatttcgtggccttttattaTAGCTGACTGTGTGGTATTGGTTTTGTGCATTGTTTCAAACCGTTGGGttacctatagctgttaattatagtgtcatttggtctcttattgaGGGTGTTCTCATTTGCAATACTGTCACATCAtcgtttttatatattattcaacgTCGACCACATGAATGGATTATTATACAACAGGTATAAGGGAACCGGTGATCggtatttttattaaatgaagTTGTATACTATTTatgagataataaaaaaaatgtgtaatgtAATTCTTAAACAGATGCTTAAACAcatactgattatattgatatacTTTGATTCCGgcaaaattcaaaatatgaacCATTATAAAAAATCAAGACGGTAAAACAGGTGTTACAATAACTCaacgataaaatatcaatcatAAATCTATGTGGTGGAACAAACATTGCGATTAAGATCTTAAACAGCTGATCATGCCGTGATCTCATAATTTGTTAACATTCATCTAAAAATTAACAGCAAGTTAGAGTTCTATAGAAATTTTGTGATTAGGAATAAAAAATGGTAATGAAGGTTATAATGTTAGAGAACTACTATAAGTTAATTAGTACAGATTTCCTAAAACCATATTGATCTTGAAGGTGATGTGATAGTGCGTGAAAGTTCAAGAAACGATAGAGATGCAAAATGGACCGAAATATGTAAATAAGCCAATGGACTTTTTGTCAGTCAAGATGCTGATTGTACACGTGGTATCTACTTGTTTCATAAAATGTGATTAAGAATTTGTTGTATCATTTTCTGTTCCtgcaaattttgtaaaaagtttGTGAATTTCTAGTAAGAATGTTTTTACATGTTATCTTTGTGAGACCTGTAACAGTTGATTGTACGGTAtgggtttatttttttaaagctgtACGCTGACCTTTTGCTTAGATTTCAACCGTGTCATCTGAACTCTGATTGGTCCTTGTCTCAATGGAAATTATCTCTCAtcgtttttaaaaagaaaacatgatcATCACTCTAAGAATCCACTCCAAATGTCTCTTTTTTTCTACATCAATAACCTATATTTTTCACTATTTcaatagtttctttttttttattaacagggCAGTAGAAAAAAACCTTACTAAAAGCTATTATCTTATATGCAGGATAATGTGTCTCCCGTCATCTTTTTCTCCTTTTAACCACTAGTCTCACAACTATAGACAGTGTATTACTTACAAACACATTTCATATaccttttcaatatatttttgaatgttCTATGCATAAAATAGTACATTGTGGTTTGATATTGCAATGTAAACACAATTCGAAAAATGTCTAAAGAATGTATTTCTGCAGTTTTAAAGCTAAATTCAAGACTACCTTGCTCATTGCTCATTTTTTTAAGTACGACCTAATGTTTTAAttctttatattaatataatttttaattttagatatgtAAGTATGCTATCCTTCACGatgaatttttgtttacaaatcgttgtcaataaatggaattgtatgcgtgtgtcatacaagtaagaagtTTAGATAAGTAAAAAATAAGGTCCAATTCACCATGTTCACCGTTTTCAACAAACGAAACTGGCTGTACCAAGTCACGCATATGGTAattgttatcctttcgtttgttgtgttttatattttgattttgctatttgcttagggactttccgtttgaaattTTCATCCATATCCAACTAAGTtagacatcacgtgacttttgtgacgtattatagccgccattttgtattacatttccccatataaaatgcatggATGCTTCgataaagtttaattttctcaTAAACCTGACCCGTTTTCTAACTTTTGCAAATCAATCCttgatatttaaacatatttctatcaaacaatgttggtcctaacagtttaatttttgattaaagtCTGTCACTTTAGAATTGTAAAAACATGCACTTTTCTCGTCATTTCTCCTTTGCCTCCATGCTAAATTACCGATACCCATGTCTACTTgtacaacaaataaagaaattccgtacataaaaaacaaactttgcaaatcgattaagtatattaaaacatataactGGCGAAGAATACTacttaaaacagtttaatttcaaGTTAGAGTCAAGTCaaacatcgatttaaaaaagGGAATTTTTCGGGATTTTTCAAAACGGCGGATGATGTGACATTCGGATGCTGTATATGGAAATGTTGCATCAAATCAAGGAGTTGTATAGTTAGAATTTCCTAGAAGTTATATGAATATGTTCATGCAGAATCTCtgatgtttctgttcttttctttgttcttgataaaaaaaaatatttttgacagaTATCCAGGATATACTGTTACCAGAAAATAGTTTACAATAaaatttttctctttattttttaaaggtgtttttctgtatattttatctttctttagaaatatatttatacattccttttagaaaaaaaatgtttcatccCAAGAGAAAAAAAACCCTATGCCcaacaattattatatatatagattataaatATTCTATGCCTTTTACAATTTCATCCCTTTACAGAACAGGTGAACTCTGACTTGGGTTATAATGttacataacaatatattgtCAGGTAGACGTGCAAACCAAAAGCAAACCAAAAGCAACCAGGTGACATTAAATTTTGCGATATACAAAAGTTTTCATAAATGTACAGATAAACTTTCTCTTAATTTCCCGTGTCAAATCAGAAGAAGTATCTTTCATAATaaactttaagaaaatatgaatattatgaaaatgtctttaaaaaaataattttgcttaaaagatattcaaatatttatgtttccataattatttttaaaaaatattatgattcaaattttaaatggattttttttattttataggaaATTCAGCGAGATTtcattgcatatattttttttttaattcaatattttaagctAAATCCAGGCATTCAATGAATCGATATAAagtttaacatttgtaaaaatattttattgtatacaTTTCAACAGAGACGTATAATACGATTGCTCTGATTTCAACAATATTGCATACCCTATAATATCTATcgacagagttatcggtcctgaATAGGACTTATTTAGTTGGGTATGGGAGTTCAGTAGTTTAGGTTATAACAACTACATAACTAATAtagtatttatttataattacacGAGACAGCTTAGGTATATTTTCAAAGCTGGAAAATTAAATTGGCGAGAAGAATAACTAAACACtagtgaaagaaaataaaaatacagatctatattatttgtaataaaacaatttgTCTCTAGCAGCGTGTGTTCTAAAATCTCATTTTATGTAGTCTGTTCCTCCAAATAAAGCTACTGTcatcttttataataaaaaaaactatattgaatAGTTTGTTGGATATTGTAAGCAACTATAAATTACAAAATGAAGAAAGCGCAATAACTCcattttgtatttacatatatGTTGTCGAGAGCCCGGATAGCGTATTAATTATTTTTCTGATAATGTAATGGATActcaatattactttttttttttgtatcagcaTTTTGTAACATTCAATGTTACTAATTGTAATGCATCGGGTGttttttttcccttcaaaatCAATACCTCTTCGTTTATGTTCGAAGCCATAAACATATGGTGAACACGAAATGTGTTGTCAATACAATAACATCTTTGTACGACTTATAGGTTGAAAGCGAACCTGATGTGTGGATGTGCGACGATTTGCCATATGAGTGAATTTAAAAAACCCTACGTCATATGTGTTCACATGTTGGGAACGAATATATATAATTAGGGTTGGACATATAAACATTAATTATGTGACGCTGATAGTCTTAAGTGAAGGTCGGAATCACGTGCCACTGTTCTTGATACATCGTCATTAGGCGCTTCATCTATTTGCAAAATATTAAAATcttaatcaaaattaaatattcaaaaccaTGAAAGTTGTCCTAGTGTATTGGTCTAAGataaattaaatacattatacaaaaattacaaagcaaacaaacaagtgtttattttcaaatcaaagaTTGTTAATTGCACAACAAAAGAGAGgaggaaaactaaagactgagccacATGAAACTCAATAAAAAACAAAGGTTAGtgtgtagcccggatttgttttctctcaatcgattgttAACTTTGAATcaggggtatactactgttgcctttatttataatagaAATCTAGTATCATGGAGCCATTGTAttgcaaattaaatttgtttcatggatattgaatttgattttttataaagagGTTTACTGGTAAGAAACAGAGCCATCTGTGAGAAAAATTGATAACTTCCGCCATGTATCATCCAAATTTTCAGGATCATTAGGCCATTGAATAAGATAAGCATAATTCCAAATGAAGGAGAACTCTACTAGATATCAGTTATTGTTATATCTTTGTGATGACTATAATACGCTCAAGATTTTTTGTTATCTTCTCATATTTTGCTCTGTCGAGTTCAAACAAGCAATCATGGGAGGACTTAAATTCAGGCGTGATGACAAATATAATACATCGGCTTTTTTCGATGCTCGCTGCCTCGATATCTGCTAGACTCGTGCCACTTAAAAAATCTCGATCTTTTATGCACATTGCCAGTCCCCACTCATCCTCAAGTTTTGGTATTATCACATCTTTAATCCAAACAACAACCTCTCCTTCGTATGACACATAAACATCATATTGATAACTCTTCCTGACTTCACGTTCCACTGTACGGCGAATTATTCCATATATAGAGAATAAAATCTGCCATCTCTTACCATATACCACAAGCAGCAGTGATACCGTGACAAATGTAGATAATAGTGATGACGCCAAAGTTAACCACATTGTACTCTTACAGTCAGCAAACAAGTCATATAAAGAATTGTACGCAATAAGTGTATCAATAACTGTTCCATTAGATAACTTACATATATATGATCGGCTGTCAAGATTCACCTTGGTTGTTTGAATCCACCTTATGAAGTCAATAGTTTCACAGTTGCATTCAAATGCATTACCAACGAGATGCAATGTCATTCCATGAAGTTCTTGCATCCGATCTGCCCAATGTATTATATCAGAGTTTACACGTGTGAGTAGATTGTTTCTAACATCAAGTGTGTTTATATAAGAATGACCAATTAATTGTATCGGAACAGAGGGAAGAAGGTTTTGGCTTAAGTACAGATATGTCAAATTCGTCATTGGCTTTAACAGCTCATCTGTTAAATACCAAATGTCATTTTGAGATATATCTAATGACACCACAGATGCGAGATCTTTGAAAAACCGATCACCGTACTTTATTATCCCATTATTTATGTGCGCGTTTTTcagaacaatatttttcaaactgctattttgaaatttttttaattcatgccAAGCAAAATCGTACCTCGTTCCGGCAGAAATATAAGTTGTCAGTTGAATATTAGGAATAGATATGAACAATGTTGTATTTGAATAAGATATATCTAGAAATGTAAGGTTGTTATTTTCCGGAACTATCAACCATACTGCAGGTACGGTATTTATCACTGTATAACTTATGTCTAATTTTCCAGCGCTGTTGGTAAAAATACGTAACTTGCATCAGCACTTAATAAACTCATGTTTGGAGTTACTGATTTCTTCTTCATATTATAATTAACAGCGTTAAATGAATAATCTAAATATTTCAATCGTATagcttttttgaaaaacaaattaatctCATCACGCTTTTCCAAGTTATAAAGAACAAACCTGTTTCCTTTGAATGAAAGATGACGTAAACATTTTGGGTGATCAAAAGAGAACAAAGATCCAAGTTCGTAATCAACTATTCCATTCTCTGATAAATCTAGATTTTCTACGCATATTGTTTTCAGATGCTTGATTATATCGGATGTAATTGTTAAAGAGAAAGGGAGGTCAATGAAATCTCTCATTGGGTAACTTACACGACCAAAATTTATTGTCGTTATGTTTGCATAACGGTATGGGTGCAAAAGTTGCAATGCTGGCTTCAAATGCATAAATgttctaaaaaaatctataacacGAAGATTTGGAAACGGAAGCAAAGCATCAATTTCAGTAGTCCCAAAGTATAACAAACAATTTCTGAGAGTAAGAACTTCTACAGAGGAGGAAAATCTCTGGAACGTTTTATTCTCTAGAAGTTTTAGATAACAAGATTGAAAATGTAATTCTTTCAGATTATTTAATCGACTGAATCCACTTCCGAATTGAGACAAGGGCATCATGTCAATTGCTAGGAAAGACAACGCTCTCAGAACACTAATTGCATGATCGGGATAATTATAACCTGTACCATTATCTGATTGATTCATATTATAACTTATATCCAATGCCGTTAAATTTTGAATTGGAAGAAATAACTCTGCTAAATAATCCTGAGATAAATCAAGCATATTGTGAGACATGTTCAGCACAGAAAGTTTGCTTAATCCTTGAAAAGTTTTGTTTGATAAAGAATTCAGTTTATTATTTGTCAAGTTGAGTAC
This is a stretch of genomic DNA from Mytilus edulis unplaced genomic scaffold, xbMytEdul2.2 SCAFFOLD_631, whole genome shotgun sequence. It encodes these proteins:
- the LOC139505019 gene encoding uncharacterized protein; amino-acid sequence: MSHNMLDLSQDYLAELFLPIQNLTALDISYNMNQSDNGTGYNYPDHAISVLRALSFLAIDMMPLSQFGSGFSRLNNLKELHFQSCYLKLLENKTFQRFSSSVEVLTLRNCLLYFGTTEIDALLPFPNLRVIDFFRTFMHLKPALQLLHPYRYANITTINFGRVSYPMRDFIDLPFSLTITSDIIKHLKTICVENLDLSENGIVDYELGSLFSFDHPKCLRHLSFKGNRFVLYNLEKRDEINLFFKKAIRLKYLDYSFNAVNYNMKKKSVTPNMSLLSADASYVFLPTALEN